A region of Nerophis ophidion isolate RoL-2023_Sa linkage group LG28, RoL_Noph_v1.0, whole genome shotgun sequence DNA encodes the following proteins:
- the LOC133544900 gene encoding gastrula zinc finger protein XlCGF8.2DB-like has translation MRNCGSTFNDVQQVSGGSHEEIPSKQQEWSSSVGQKELQAPSHIKEEDEELWEHLQRLEKINDEDEAQSLQLHHSQSEENRGAELVSQHITEADGEHFEDIKSEPDNIFAPLSDMDHMMSDSSDHSDHIQKPLESKNDSKGDTRHHTNNKHFDCSECGKSFRQKSHFTEHMRIHTGEKPFTCSVCKKSFCTKQHMTRHMRTHTGEKPFACSVCKKSFARKPDMTKHMKTHTGEKPFTCSVCKKSFSRKQNMTRHMSTHTGEKLFACSACAKRFNTKYEIISHMRTHTGEKPFGCTLCDKRFRFKKQVNKHKCVTVMEAAGI, from the coding sequence acgtccagcaggtctCAGGGgggagtcatgaagagattccctccaagcagcaggagtggagctccagtgtgggacagaaagagctacaggccccctcccacattaaagaggaagatgaggaaCTGTGGGAGCACCTTCAACGGTTGGAGAAGattaatgatgaagatgaagctcagtccttacagcttcatcacagtcaaagtgaggagaacagaggggcggagcttgtaagtcaacacatcacagaagctgatggagagcattttgaagatataaagtcagaaccagacaacatctttgctccactgtcagacatggaccacatgatgtcagactcttctgatcacagtgaccacatccaaaaacctttggagagtaaaaatgactctaaaggtgatacgagacatcacactaacaacaaacactttgactgctctgaatgtgggaaatcatttagacagAAGAGTCATTTTAcagaacacatgagaatacatactggagagaaaccttttacttgctctgtttgtaagaagagtttctgcacaaagcaacacatgaccagacacatgagaacacacactggagagaaaccttttgcttgctctgtttgtaagaagagtttcgcCAGAAAGCCTGACATGAccaaacacatgaaaacacatactggagagaaaccttttacttgctctgtttgcaagaagagtttctccagaaagcaaaatatgaccagacacatgagcacacacactggagagaaactgtTTGCTTGCTCAGCTTGTGCTAAACGATTCAACACTAAGTATGAAATTatatcacacatgagaacacacactggagagaaaccgtttGGTTGCACTCTGTGTGATAAAAGGTTCAGGTTTAAGAAGCAGGTCaataaacacaagtgtgtaacagtcatggaagctgcagggatttaa